The Elusimicrobiota bacterium genome includes a window with the following:
- a CDS encoding HAD family phosphatase has product MRKELRRKPYAFIFDLDGVIVDSMPYHFLSWHEALRPFGVRVNCIDVYQKEGAKWDKALEYFLQKANIKPTRKILNGIFKEHKKSFKKIFKRYIFDDALPIIEKIKKKGYKIGLVTGTNAKRVKRILPAKIYNMFDSIITGDSVKKGKPHPDPYLKAAKKLNVSPSDCVVIENAPFGIESAKKAGMFCIALTTSLPKEYLSGADKIVDNLFQISSII; this is encoded by the coding sequence ATGAGAAAAGAATTAAGACGTAAGCCTTATGCATTCATTTTTGACTTGGACGGCGTTATCGTAGATTCTATGCCGTACCATTTCCTTTCTTGGCATGAAGCGTTAAGACCATTTGGCGTCAGAGTAAACTGTATTGATGTTTATCAAAAAGAAGGCGCCAAATGGGACAAGGCGTTAGAATATTTCCTTCAGAAAGCCAATATAAAACCAACCAGAAAAATCCTCAACGGTATTTTCAAGGAACACAAAAAATCATTTAAAAAAATATTTAAAAGATATATTTTTGACGATGCATTGCCAATAATTGAAAAGATAAAGAAAAAGGGTTATAAAATCGGGCTAGTTACAGGCACAAATGCCAAGCGCGTAAAAAGGATATTGCCCGCGAAAATTTATAATATGTTTGACAGTATAATAACCGGTGACAGCGTAAAAAAAGGAAAACCCCACCCCGATCCTTACCTAAAAGCTGCGAAAAAACTGAATGTCAGTCCGTCTGATTGCGTGGTAATAGAAAATGCCCCGTTCGGAATTGAATCAGCAAAAAAAGCGGGCATGTTTTGTATCGCTTTGACTACAAGCCTTCCGAAAGAGTACCTTTCCGGAGCAGACAAAATAGTAGATAATCTCTTCCAAATATCGTCGATAATTTAA